The following are encoded in a window of Methylocystis rosea genomic DNA:
- the gap gene encoding type I glyceraldehyde-3-phosphate dehydrogenase translates to MTVRVAINGFGRIGRNILRYIIETGRTDLEVVAINDLGPVETNAHLLRYDSVHGRFPHEVKVAGNTIDVGRGPIQVTAIKNPAELPYKDLKIDIALECTGLFTARDKAKLLLDAGAKRVLVSAPAEGADITVVYGVNHDKITKDHLVISNASCTTNCLAPVAKVLHEAIGIEKGIMTTIHSYTGDQPTLDTMHKDLYRARAAALSMIPTSTGAAKAVGLVLPELNGKLDGYAIRVPTPNVSAVDLKFVAKRATTKDEVHAAIKAAADGPLKGVLGYTDEKLVSIDFNHNPLSSCFHLDQTKVLDGNLVSILSWYDNEWGFSGRMTDVASAIGKLL, encoded by the coding sequence ATGACCGTGAGAGTGGCGATCAACGGATTCGGGCGCATCGGCCGCAATATCCTGCGCTATATCATCGAGACCGGACGCACGGACCTCGAAGTCGTCGCCATCAACGATCTCGGCCCGGTCGAGACCAATGCGCATCTGTTGCGATATGACTCAGTGCATGGCCGCTTCCCGCATGAGGTGAAAGTCGCCGGAAACACGATCGACGTCGGCCGCGGCCCCATCCAGGTGACCGCCATCAAAAATCCGGCCGAGCTTCCCTACAAGGACCTCAAAATCGACATCGCGCTGGAATGCACCGGGCTTTTCACCGCGCGCGACAAGGCCAAATTGCTGCTCGACGCGGGCGCGAAGCGCGTATTGGTTTCAGCGCCCGCCGAAGGCGCCGACATTACGGTCGTCTATGGCGTCAATCACGACAAGATCACCAAGGATCATCTCGTGATCTCCAACGCGTCCTGCACGACGAACTGTCTCGCGCCGGTCGCCAAGGTGCTGCACGAAGCGATCGGCATCGAGAAGGGGATCATGACGACGATCCACTCCTATACCGGCGATCAGCCAACGCTCGACACGATGCATAAGGATCTCTACCGCGCTCGCGCGGCGGCGCTGTCGATGATCCCAACCTCGACGGGCGCGGCGAAGGCCGTCGGACTCGTGCTGCCGGAGCTGAACGGCAAGCTCGACGGCTACGCCATTCGCGTGCCGACGCCCAACGTCTCGGCGGTCGATCTGAAGTTTGTCGCCAAGCGGGCGACGACGAAGGACGAGGTGCACGCCGCGATCAAGGCCGCCGCCGACGGTCCGCTCAAGGGCGTGCTCGGCTACACGGACGAAAAGCTTGTGTCGATCGACTTCAACCACAATCCGCTCTCGTCCTGCTTCCATCTCGACCAGACCAAGGTCCTCGACGGCAATCTCGTGTCGATCCTGTCCTGGTACGACAATGAATGGGGCTTCTCCGGCCGCATGACCGATGTGGCGAGCGCGATCGGCAAGCTTCTTTAA
- the argH gene encoding argininosuccinate lyase: protein MTSKIWGGRFKSATDAVLEAINVSIDFDKRLGLQDVRGSLAHVAMLGETGIVSRDDAAKIADGLERVKAEIENERFHFSRALEDIHMNVESRLAELIGPAAGRLHTARSRNDQVATDFRLYIRDQIDALDAELADLQLALATRAREEAASVMPGFTHLQSAQPVTLGHHLLAYVEMIARDRGRLRDARARLNECPLGAAALAGTSFPIDRAMTARALGFDRPTANSLDSVSDRDFVLETLSAAAICATHLSRFAEEIVLWTTPQFGFITLSDKFTTGSSIMPQKRNPDAAELARGKSGRVIGALVALLVVMKGLPLAYSKDMQEDKEGAFDALDTLSLCIAAIAGMVRDMRVDRARMKIAAGAGYATATDLADWLVRALSLPFREAHHVTGRIVALAETRGVGLEDLTLEDMQSVEPRINADVCAVLGVEKSVQSRKSFGGTAPDNVRAAAQVWLDRLKDK, encoded by the coding sequence ATGACGAGCAAGATATGGGGCGGACGCTTCAAAAGCGCAACCGACGCGGTTCTGGAGGCGATCAATGTCTCGATCGACTTCGACAAGCGCCTGGGCCTGCAGGACGTCCGCGGCTCGCTCGCCCATGTCGCCATGCTCGGCGAAACGGGGATCGTGTCGCGCGACGACGCGGCGAAGATCGCCGATGGATTGGAGCGAGTCAAAGCGGAAATCGAGAACGAGCGCTTCCATTTTTCGCGCGCGCTCGAAGACATTCACATGAACGTTGAGTCGCGCCTTGCCGAGCTGATCGGCCCGGCGGCGGGGCGACTGCACACGGCCCGCTCTCGCAACGATCAGGTGGCGACCGATTTCCGCCTCTACATTCGCGATCAGATCGACGCGCTCGATGCCGAACTCGCCGATCTGCAGCTTGCGCTTGCGACCCGCGCCCGGGAAGAGGCGGCAAGCGTCATGCCCGGCTTCACGCATCTGCAATCGGCGCAGCCGGTGACGCTCGGCCATCATCTCCTCGCCTATGTCGAAATGATCGCCCGTGATCGCGGACGTCTTCGCGACGCGCGCGCGCGGCTCAACGAATGTCCGCTCGGCGCAGCGGCGCTGGCCGGGACGAGCTTTCCGATCGACCGCGCGATGACGGCGCGCGCGCTCGGCTTCGATCGGCCGACGGCGAATTCGCTCGACAGCGTCTCCGATCGCGACTTCGTTCTGGAGACGCTGAGCGCGGCGGCGATCTGCGCCACGCATCTGTCGCGCTTCGCCGAAGAGATCGTGCTGTGGACGACGCCGCAATTCGGCTTCATCACGCTGTCCGATAAATTCACCACCGGCTCGTCGATCATGCCGCAAAAGCGCAATCCCGACGCCGCCGAACTCGCGCGCGGCAAATCGGGCCGCGTCATCGGCGCGCTTGTCGCGCTGCTCGTCGTCATGAAGGGCCTGCCGCTCGCCTATTCGAAGGACATGCAGGAGGATAAGGAAGGCGCCTTCGACGCGCTCGACACCTTATCGCTCTGCATCGCCGCCATCGCCGGCATGGTCCGCGACATGCGCGTCGACCGCGCGCGGATGAAGATCGCCGCCGGCGCGGGCTATGCGACCGCGACCGACCTTGCCGACTGGCTGGTGCGGGCGCTGTCGCTGCCGTTTCGCGAAGCGCACCACGTCACCGGCCGCATCGTCGCGCTCGCTGAAACGCGCGGCGTGGGTCTTGAGGATTTGACGCTCGAGGACATGCAGAGCGTCGAACCGCGCATCAACGCCGATGTTTGCGCCGTGCTTGGCGTCGAGAAGTCGGTGCAAAGCCGCAAAAGCTTCGGAGGCACGGCGCCCGACAATGTGCGCGCCGCCGCGCAAGTCTGGCTCGACAGATTGAAGGACAAATGA
- a CDS encoding cell division protein ZapA, producing the protein MAAVVVAIAGRTYRMSCEEGEEQRIEELARYVESKIQSMRESFGEIGEQRIIVMAALAIADEATDARAKAQATETEFAALRAELDAARKANDAASALAAKALGDATRRILKLNGELSPPAASPDDGLELAR; encoded by the coding sequence ATGGCCGCCGTCGTCGTCGCCATCGCCGGTCGCACCTATCGCATGTCCTGCGAAGAGGGCGAGGAGCAGCGGATCGAAGAACTCGCGCGTTACGTGGAAAGCAAGATCCAGTCGATGCGCGAGAGTTTCGGCGAGATCGGCGAGCAGCGCATCATCGTAATGGCCGCGCTCGCAATCGCCGACGAGGCGACGGACGCACGCGCCAAAGCGCAGGCGACGGAAACCGAGTTCGCTGCGCTGCGCGCCGAACTCGACGCCGCGCGCAAGGCGAACGATGCGGCGTCGGCGCTCGCCGCCAAGGCGCTTGGCGACGCGACGCGTCGGATCTTGAAGCTCAATGGCGAACTGTCGCCGCCGGCCGCGTCGCCGGACGATGGTCTCGAGCTTGCCCGCTAA
- a CDS encoding peroxiredoxin, with product MTIKAGDRLPDVKLTVMGKNGPEPVATKDYFAGRRVALFSVPGAYTPTCHKKHLPGFIAKADEIKSKGVDAVAVTAVNDIFALDAWVKESGGGDKIDALADGSAAFAKALGLELDLTDAGLGVRGKRYSALIDDGVVKWINVEENSSEAKVSTAEATLAHL from the coding sequence ATGACCATTAAAGCTGGAGACCGACTCCCCGACGTGAAGCTGACCGTCATGGGCAAGAATGGACCGGAGCCGGTCGCCACGAAGGACTATTTTGCGGGACGCAGGGTGGCGCTCTTCAGCGTTCCCGGCGCCTATACGCCGACCTGCCACAAGAAACATCTGCCGGGCTTCATCGCCAAGGCGGATGAAATCAAATCCAAAGGCGTGGACGCCGTGGCGGTCACGGCGGTCAATGACATTTTCGCGCTCGACGCCTGGGTGAAGGAGTCGGGCGGCGGCGACAAGATCGACGCGCTCGCCGACGGTTCGGCGGCCTTCGCCAAAGCGCTTGGACTCGAACTCGATCTGACCGACGCGGGGCTTGGCGTGCGCGGCAAGCGCTATTCGGCGCTGATCGACGACGGCGTCGTGAAATGGATCAATGTCGAGGAGAATTCGAGCGAAGCCAAGGTCTCGACCGCCGAAGCGACGCTCGCCCATCTCTAG
- a CDS encoding thiazole synthase: protein MHTDPVTLYDVPLASRLLLGTARYPSPAILAEAIRASGCEIVTVSLRREAGGARAGEAFWSLIRAVGVRVLPNTAGCRTAKEAIATAQMAREVFATDWIKLEVIGEEDTLQPDVFGLVEAARALSDDGFKVFPYTTDDLVVAERLLDAGCRVLMPWAAPIGSGRGVNDAFALRALRAHFPDTPLIVDAGLGAPSHAALVMEMGYDAVLLNTAVSRAGDPVLMARAFALAIEAGRAGFRAQPMTPRDMAEPSTPIIGRPFDRLA from the coding sequence ATGCATACTGACCCGGTGACGCTTTACGACGTCCCGCTGGCCTCGCGGCTGCTGCTCGGCACCGCCCGCTATCCGTCGCCGGCGATCCTGGCGGAAGCGATTCGCGCGTCGGGATGCGAGATCGTCACCGTCTCGCTGCGGCGGGAGGCGGGCGGGGCGCGCGCGGGCGAGGCTTTCTGGAGCCTGATCCGCGCCGTCGGCGTCCGCGTGCTCCCCAATACCGCCGGCTGCCGCACCGCCAAGGAGGCGATCGCGACCGCGCAAATGGCGCGGGAAGTCTTTGCGACCGACTGGATCAAGCTCGAAGTCATCGGCGAAGAAGATACGCTACAGCCTGACGTCTTCGGGCTCGTCGAGGCGGCGCGCGCGCTCTCGGACGACGGCTTCAAGGTTTTTCCCTACACGACCGACGACCTCGTCGTGGCGGAAAGGCTGCTTGACGCCGGCTGCCGCGTCCTGATGCCCTGGGCGGCGCCGATCGGCTCCGGGCGGGGCGTCAATGACGCTTTCGCCTTGCGGGCGCTGCGCGCGCATTTTCCCGATACGCCCCTCATCGTCGACGCCGGGCTTGGCGCGCCGTCCCACGCGGCGCTCGTCATGGAAATGGGCTACGACGCCGTGCTGCTCAACACCGCCGTTTCCCGGGCCGGCGACCCCGTCTTGATGGCGCGGGCCTTCGCCCTCGCGATCGAAGCCGGCCGCGCCGGTTTCCGCGCGCAGCCGATGACGCCGCGCGACATGGCGGAACCTTCGACGCCGATTATCGGCCGTCCCTTCGACAGACTGGCGTAG
- a CDS encoding phosphoglycerate kinase yields MTAFQTLDDVDVKGKRVLLRVDLNVPMEDGRVTDATRIERALPTINEIVDKGGRVILLSHFGRPKGQRVDAESLRQVVPTLEHVLKRKIAFADDCVGDAAAKIVDGLKDGDVALLENTRFHKGEEKNAADFIDALARNGDIFVSDAFSAAHRAHASTEGIAHRLPAYAGRAMQAELEALESALANPQRPVMAIVGGAKVSTKLELLGNLVAKVEYLVIGGGMANTFLAAQGKPVGKSLCEHDLAGAARDILVKAEKAGCDVVLPIDAIVAQKFEAHAPSHIVSVDHVGENDMILDVGPKSIAHIESLLAACKTLVWNGPFGAFELPPFDEGTNAVAQTAARLTVEGKLLSIAGGGDTVAALNQAHVAQEFSYVSTAGGAFLEWLEGKTLPGVAALMQSSQR; encoded by the coding sequence ATGACCGCTTTCCAAACTCTCGACGACGTCGACGTCAAAGGAAAGCGCGTGTTGCTGCGTGTCGATCTCAATGTGCCGATGGAGGATGGGCGCGTCACCGACGCGACGCGCATCGAGCGCGCGCTGCCGACAATCAACGAGATCGTCGACAAGGGCGGCAGAGTCATTCTGCTTTCGCATTTCGGCCGACCAAAGGGCCAGCGCGTCGACGCGGAGTCGCTGCGCCAGGTCGTCCCGACGCTCGAACATGTTCTGAAACGCAAGATCGCCTTCGCCGACGATTGCGTCGGCGACGCTGCGGCGAAGATCGTCGACGGGCTCAAGGACGGCGACGTCGCCTTGCTTGAGAACACGCGCTTCCACAAGGGCGAAGAAAAGAACGCCGCCGACTTTATCGACGCGCTCGCCAGGAACGGCGATATCTTCGTCAGCGACGCTTTCTCGGCGGCGCATCGCGCGCACGCCTCGACCGAAGGCATTGCCCACAGACTGCCGGCCTATGCCGGCCGCGCCATGCAGGCGGAACTCGAAGCGCTCGAATCGGCGCTCGCCAATCCGCAGCGGCCGGTCATGGCGATCGTCGGCGGCGCGAAAGTGTCGACGAAGCTCGAACTCCTGGGCAATCTCGTCGCGAAGGTTGAATATCTCGTCATCGGCGGCGGCATGGCGAACACCTTCCTTGCGGCGCAGGGCAAGCCTGTCGGCAAATCGCTGTGCGAACATGATCTCGCGGGGGCCGCGCGGGACATCCTCGTCAAAGCAGAGAAAGCCGGCTGCGACGTCGTGCTGCCGATCGACGCCATTGTCGCGCAAAAATTCGAGGCGCATGCGCCGTCGCATATCGTCTCGGTCGATCATGTCGGCGAAAACGACATGATCCTCGACGTCGGGCCGAAATCGATCGCCCATATCGAGTCGCTGCTCGCTGCGTGCAAGACGCTGGTGTGGAACGGCCCGTTCGGCGCGTTTGAACTGCCGCCCTTCGACGAAGGCACGAACGCCGTCGCGCAGACCGCGGCGCGGCTCACCGTCGAGGGCAAGCTGCTGTCGATCGCCGGCGGCGGCGACACCGTGGCGGCTCTCAACCAGGCGCATGTCGCGCAGGAATTTTCCTATGTGTCGACGGCCGGCGGCGCCTTTCTCGAATGGCTCGAAGGAAAGACGCTGCCGGGCGTCGCGGCGCTCATGCAATCTTCACAGCGCTGA
- a CDS encoding DUF4164 family protein, with translation MNHSDKRDEENAKRLEAAVAELQTALAQLERTVAAKLEDELSSAELEEELAVMQDDRSRLALDLDAALARQNALEKSRDEVLRRLEAASEGVAAALGAAGVASTQED, from the coding sequence ATGAACCACTCAGATAAGCGCGACGAAGAAAACGCCAAGAGGCTCGAGGCCGCCGTCGCAGAGCTGCAGACGGCGCTCGCTCAGCTGGAGCGCACGGTCGCCGCAAAGCTCGAAGACGAGCTGTCCAGCGCCGAACTCGAAGAAGAACTCGCCGTCATGCAAGATGATCGGTCGCGTCTCGCCCTCGATCTCGACGCCGCGCTTGCGCGGCAGAACGCCCTGGAGAAAAGCCGCGACGAGGTGCTGCGAAGGCTTGAAGCGGCAAGCGAAGGCGTCGCCGCGGCGCTCGGCGCGGCAGGCGTCGCCTCGACCCAAGAGGATTGA
- a CDS encoding GlcG/HbpS family heme-binding protein produces MHVSIEQADKAIAAARRKAIELGTQMCIAVVDSGGVLKAFERMDDAWVGSIDIAMKKAKTAVFFGMPTGQIGKLSQPGGPLYGIEHSNDGLITFPGGLPIVDADGVMIGAIGVSGSAVENDHAVAQAGVDTLGVCDLPEHPWRT; encoded by the coding sequence ATGCATGTTTCGATTGAACAGGCGGACAAAGCGATTGCCGCGGCGCGCCGCAAGGCCATCGAGCTCGGCACTCAGATGTGCATCGCCGTCGTCGATTCCGGCGGCGTTCTGAAGGCGTTCGAGCGGATGGACGACGCCTGGGTCGGCAGCATCGACATTGCAATGAAAAAGGCGAAGACCGCCGTCTTCTTCGGCATGCCGACCGGACAGATCGGCAAGCTGTCGCAACCCGGCGGACCGCTCTATGGCATCGAGCATTCGAATGACGGGCTCATCACCTTTCCCGGCGGACTCCCCATCGTCGACGCTGACGGCGTGATGATCGGCGCCATCGGCGTCAGCGGTTCGGCCGTGGAGAATGATCATGCGGTCGCGCAGGCGGGCGTCGATACGCTCGGCGTGTGCGACCTCCCCGAGCATCCCTGGCGGACCTGA
- a CDS encoding thiamine phosphate synthase codes for MNDISPRLYLATPPLADAAAFAPALNEALAAGDVASLLIRFADADERGQEAIVRALAPGAQDKGVAVLVQAAPNVALRAGADGVHVSGCGEDLADAIKKLSPRYIVGAGDIETRDDAMRAGELSADYVMFSDLDREALVERVAWWAELFNTPCVARAESLDDVAPLVQAGADFVRLDDAVWSDARGPAAAVAEAQARLKGAGA; via the coding sequence ATGAACGACATTTCGCCGCGACTCTACCTCGCGACCCCGCCGCTTGCCGACGCGGCGGCATTCGCGCCTGCGCTTAACGAGGCGCTGGCGGCGGGCGACGTCGCAAGCCTGCTCATTCGTTTCGCCGATGCCGACGAACGCGGCCAGGAAGCGATCGTGCGCGCTCTGGCGCCCGGCGCGCAGGATAAAGGCGTCGCGGTCCTTGTCCAGGCGGCGCCCAATGTCGCGCTGCGCGCCGGCGCCGACGGCGTCCATGTCTCGGGCTGCGGCGAGGATCTCGCCGACGCGATCAAGAAACTCTCGCCGCGCTACATCGTCGGCGCCGGAGATATCGAGACGCGCGACGACGCTATGCGCGCGGGCGAGTTAAGCGCCGACTATGTGATGTTTTCGGATCTTGACCGCGAAGCGCTTGTTGAGCGCGTCGCCTGGTGGGCGGAGCTTTTCAACACGCCCTGCGTCGCTCGCGCGGAATCGCTCGACGACGTCGCGCCGCTGGTTCAAGCGGGCGCCGACTTCGTGCGGCTCGACGACGCCGTCTGGAGCGACGCGCGCGGTCCGGCGGCGGCAGTGGCTGAGGCGCAGGCGAGGCTTAAGGGAGCAGGCGCATGA
- the tlpA gene encoding thiol:disulfide interchange protein TlpA: MAKSPPPPRSFLLVVKAASITIAASVAFLYVIGSMGGKKPPERAVDEGAPAGAADQSAAPAPDVNAACATSAKIAAALKDLAKGEVAAMIIAAKPQPMPDYAFDGPDGAPVSLASLKGKTTLLNIWATWCVPCRAEMPALDRLQEAFAGQDFQVVAVNVDTTRLERAKAFLAETGVKSLTYYGDPKANIFYEMKQSGKALGLPTTALIGADGCQIGLMNGPAAWDSADAKALISRALETPSD; this comes from the coding sequence ATGGCCAAATCGCCACCGCCCCCGCGATCTTTCCTACTTGTCGTGAAGGCGGCCTCGATAACAATCGCGGCAAGCGTGGCGTTTCTATACGTGATCGGCAGCATGGGCGGCAAGAAACCGCCTGAACGCGCCGTGGATGAAGGCGCTCCCGCAGGCGCGGCCGATCAGAGCGCCGCTCCGGCGCCCGACGTCAACGCAGCCTGCGCGACGTCGGCCAAGATCGCCGCCGCTCTCAAAGATCTCGCGAAGGGCGAAGTCGCGGCGATGATCATCGCCGCAAAGCCGCAGCCGATGCCGGACTACGCATTTGACGGGCCCGACGGCGCCCCGGTTTCGCTCGCCTCTCTCAAGGGCAAGACGACGCTCCTCAATATTTGGGCGACCTGGTGCGTGCCCTGCCGCGCCGAGATGCCGGCGCTCGACAGGCTGCAAGAGGCCTTCGCCGGACAGGACTTTCAAGTCGTCGCCGTCAACGTCGATACGACCCGCCTTGAAAGGGCGAAGGCGTTTCTCGCTGAGACCGGCGTCAAGTCGCTGACCTATTATGGCGACCCAAAGGCCAACATCTTCTATGAGATGAAGCAGTCAGGCAAAGCCCTGGGTCTCCCCACCACGGCGCTGATCGGCGCTGACGGCTGCCAGATCGGACTGATGAATGGTCCCGCCGCCTGGGACAGCGCGGACGCCAAGGCGCTGATCTCCCGCGCGCTCGAGACGCCTTCGGATTAG
- a CDS encoding thiamine phosphate synthase: MAALRLDPFYLIVDDADWLSRLLPQGVKLVQLRVKDRAEPDVRSQIATARELCARHGAQLVVNDYWRLALEEGCDFVHLGQGDLDSADIAALRRAGVRIGVSTHDEAELDRALSLEADYVALGPVYPTLLKQMAFAPQGLARLAAWKAQIGETPLVAIGGLTPERAIAALAAGADSACVVTDILRNAEPEARAREWLSATQPWRDGEGFFSLDYADARVCPSPNHGERLRPISSLVLHYTGMPTGESALALLCNERSEVSAHYVVNEDGSILQLVPEARRAWHAGISFWAGETDMNSSSIGIEIVHPGHDDPRPYPAAQIEATAALAKDICRRHAIPPERVLAHSDIAPGRKRDPGEFFPWEELARLGVGRVVEQNPGLGATTVSLGDAGAKVASLQRDLAAYGYRVEQTGVYDAQTVQAVEAFQRHFRPTQVDGRADGETRVALANLLATLGERV, translated from the coding sequence GTGGCGGCGCTGAGGCTCGATCCGTTCTATCTCATCGTCGACGACGCCGACTGGCTTTCCCGCCTGCTGCCGCAGGGCGTTAAGCTCGTGCAGCTGCGGGTGAAGGATCGCGCCGAGCCCGACGTGCGGTCGCAGATCGCGACGGCGCGGGAGTTGTGCGCGCGACATGGCGCGCAGCTCGTCGTCAACGACTACTGGCGGCTCGCGTTGGAGGAAGGCTGCGACTTCGTTCATCTCGGACAGGGGGATCTCGATAGCGCCGATATCGCCGCGCTGCGCCGCGCCGGCGTCAGGATCGGCGTTTCGACGCATGATGAAGCCGAACTTGACCGGGCGCTGTCGCTCGAGGCGGACTATGTCGCGCTGGGGCCGGTCTATCCCACGCTGCTGAAACAAATGGCCTTTGCGCCGCAGGGTCTCGCCCGGCTCGCAGCCTGGAAGGCGCAGATCGGCGAGACGCCTCTAGTGGCGATCGGCGGACTGACCCCCGAACGCGCCATCGCCGCGCTTGCCGCGGGCGCCGACAGCGCCTGCGTCGTCACCGACATTTTGCGCAACGCCGAACCCGAGGCGCGCGCGCGGGAATGGCTGTCTGCGACGCAGCCATGGCGCGACGGCGAAGGTTTCTTCTCGCTGGACTACGCCGATGCGCGCGTATGCCCCTCCCCTAATCACGGCGAGCGCCTGCGGCCGATCTCGTCGCTGGTGCTTCATTACACGGGAATGCCGACGGGCGAATCGGCGCTCGCCCTGCTCTGCAATGAGCGCTCCGAGGTCTCGGCGCATTATGTCGTCAACGAAGACGGAAGCATATTGCAGCTCGTGCCGGAGGCGCGGCGCGCCTGGCATGCCGGGATAAGCTTCTGGGCCGGCGAGACCGACATGAATTCCTCTTCGATTGGAATCGAGATCGTTCACCCCGGCCACGACGACCCGCGTCCCTATCCGGCCGCGCAAATCGAGGCGACGGCGGCGCTCGCCAAGGACATCTGCCGGCGACATGCGATACCGCCCGAACGCGTGCTGGCCCATTCCGACATCGCCCCTGGCCGCAAACGCGACCCCGGCGAGTTCTTCCCTTGGGAGGAACTCGCCCGCCTTGGCGTCGGGCGGGTTGTCGAGCAAAACCCGGGTCTCGGCGCCACGACAGTCTCGCTCGGCGACGCGGGCGCCAAGGTCGCCTCGCTCCAGCGCGACCTCGCGGCTTACGGCTATCGCGTGGAGCAAACCGGCGTCTATGACGCCCAGACGGTCCAGGCGGTCGAGGCGTTTCAGCGCCACTTCCGCCCCACCCAAGTCGATGGCCGGGCCGACGGCGAAACGCGCGTGGCGCTGGCGAACCTCCTCGCGACATTGGGAGAACGGGTATGA
- a CDS encoding FAD-dependent oxidoreductase has product MLARVIGAGVAGLCAAYALARKGVEVEIVERESAPGLGCSRFAGGMIAPWCELQSAEPLVATLGEEALDFWSRELGVATVAGSLVVAPARERAELADFARRTRNFDSLDAKDIAALEPDLAGRFEAALFFRQEAHLDPRAALRALTGRLAQTPNVTLHVQQDAAALATIPDWIIDCRGFAARDALPGLRGVKGEMLILRSDEISLARPVRMLHPRRPVYVVPRGEGLFMVGATMIENEERARVTARSVVELVNSAFAVHPAFAEAEIVETGSDLRPAFADNLPRLLKRGHTLYINGLYRHGFLLAPALARRAAEVVVNDAYFPEVMDADSNQRAAAGCERDDVANAAGRTGV; this is encoded by the coding sequence ATGCTCGCGCGCGTGATCGGCGCCGGCGTCGCCGGACTCTGCGCCGCCTATGCGCTGGCGCGGAAGGGCGTGGAGGTGGAGATCGTCGAGCGCGAGTCTGCGCCGGGCCTCGGCTGCTCGCGTTTCGCCGGCGGCATGATCGCGCCCTGGTGCGAACTGCAAAGCGCCGAGCCCCTAGTCGCGACGCTCGGCGAAGAGGCGCTCGACTTTTGGTCGCGCGAGCTTGGAGTCGCGACGGTCGCCGGCAGTCTTGTCGTGGCGCCCGCCCGCGAGCGCGCCGAACTCGCCGACTTCGCCCGGCGCACGCGCAATTTCGACTCGCTGGACGCAAAGGATATCGCGGCGCTTGAGCCAGATCTCGCCGGCCGCTTCGAGGCGGCGTTGTTTTTTCGACAAGAAGCGCATCTCGATCCCCGCGCGGCGCTCCGTGCGTTGACCGGGCGCCTCGCGCAAACGCCGAATGTGACGCTGCATGTTCAGCAGGACGCCGCTGCACTGGCGACGATCCCCGATTGGATCATCGACTGCCGCGGCTTTGCGGCGCGCGACGCGCTTCCCGGCTTGCGCGGCGTCAAGGGCGAAATGCTGATTCTGCGTAGCGACGAGATTTCCCTGGCGCGTCCGGTGCGCATGCTGCATCCGCGCCGGCCGGTTTATGTCGTTCCGCGCGGCGAGGGGCTGTTCATGGTCGGCGCGACGATGATCGAGAATGAGGAGCGCGCGCGGGTCACCGCGCGGTCGGTCGTCGAACTCGTCAACTCCGCCTTTGCGGTCCACCCGGCCTTCGCCGAGGCCGAAATTGTCGAAACCGGCTCGGACCTCCGTCCCGCCTTCGCCGACAATCTGCCCCGCCTTTTGAAGCGGGGTCACACACTCTATATCAATGGGCTCTACCGCCACGGGTTCCTGCTTGCGCCGGCGCTGGCGCGCCGCGCGGCTGAGGTCGTCGTAAATGACGCGTATTTCCCAGAGGTGATGGATGCTGATTCAAATCAACGGGCGGCCGCAGGATGTGAGCGCGACGACGTTGCAAATGCTGCTGGACGAACTGGGGTATGA
- the thiS gene encoding sulfur carrier protein ThiS, whose product MLLDELGYDEKTVGTALNQEFVRARDRAETRLREGDAVEIVTPRQGG is encoded by the coding sequence ATGCTGCTGGACGAACTGGGGTATGATGAGAAGACCGTCGGCACCGCTTTGAACCAGGAATTCGTGCGCGCCAGGGACCGCGCCGAGACGCGGCTTCGCGAAGGCGACGCCGTCGAGATCGTGACGCCGAGACAGGGCGGGTGA